One part of the Bacteroidia bacterium genome encodes these proteins:
- a CDS encoding family 10 glycosylhydrolase yields the protein MGVLTRLFLLASLCFLLSSSVPESPFATVKREFRAVWVATFHNIDWPSGKGLSADQQKREYEDLLNKQQRNGMNAVIVQVRPSGDAFYESKFAPWSEYLTGTQGESPYPYYDPLGFMVKATHDRNMEFHAWFNPFRAVSHVRFSSVAYNNISKRQPDWVFQYGDRLYLNPGLPAVRKYLVATVMELVNNYDIDGLHFDDYFYPYTKDGIPLPDRSTFRRYGQGFSNIDDWRRNNIDSFVKELSDSLKIVAPHIKFGISPVGIWRNKSKDQRGSNTRVSHTSYDMLYADVRKWLELGWIDYVAPQLYWSTRHPSANYEALLPWWADNSFGRHCYIGHAMFKVKKDASRHWDNPTQLPLQLDMKKKHRSSIQGSVFYSANSFDGNPHRMEDALQNKYHKFPALIPSMPWKDNIAPLAPEQLQVYRDQEKVHLHWNMPKRASDGDLPRYFVVYRYLASERIDLENPQKIIHIGRETAFTDLRTDRKENYTYAVTSVDRLHNESKTLAAAMLRRTDYTRPAFNADTLRSDNKVYPRYWDNRGQNLRRDTNNKSRFKKSGN from the coding sequence TTGGGCGTATTAACTCGACTCTTCTTACTTGCTTCACTTTGTTTCCTGCTCAGTTCATCTGTGCCGGAAAGTCCATTTGCTACTGTCAAACGCGAATTCAGAGCCGTTTGGGTAGCTACCTTCCATAATATAGACTGGCCATCTGGAAAAGGTCTCTCTGCCGATCAACAAAAACGGGAATATGAGGATTTGTTGAACAAACAACAGAGAAATGGCATGAATGCCGTCATTGTTCAAGTCAGACCCAGCGGGGATGCTTTCTATGAAAGCAAATTTGCTCCCTGGTCTGAATACCTAACAGGCACACAGGGAGAATCTCCCTATCCATATTACGATCCTTTGGGATTTATGGTAAAGGCTACCCATGATAGAAACATGGAATTTCATGCCTGGTTCAATCCTTTTCGGGCCGTATCTCATGTTCGCTTTAGTAGCGTGGCTTACAATAATATCAGTAAGCGACAACCTGATTGGGTGTTTCAATATGGGGATCGCCTCTATCTGAATCCGGGTTTACCTGCTGTAAGAAAATATCTCGTGGCTACGGTCATGGAGCTAGTGAACAATTACGACATTGATGGGCTTCATTTCGATGATTATTTCTACCCTTATACCAAAGATGGGATTCCATTGCCGGACAGATCAACTTTCCGCAGATATGGACAGGGGTTTTCCAATATAGATGACTGGAGGCGGAATAATATAGATAGCTTTGTCAAAGAGCTTTCCGACTCCCTCAAAATCGTAGCACCTCATATCAAATTTGGAATCAGTCCGGTGGGCATTTGGAGAAATAAATCCAAAGACCAAAGAGGTAGTAATACCCGGGTTTCCCATACGTCATATGATATGTTATATGCGGATGTGCGGAAATGGCTGGAGTTGGGCTGGATTGACTATGTTGCACCTCAGTTGTATTGGAGTACGCGACATCCTTCCGCCAATTACGAGGCACTTCTCCCCTGGTGGGCTGATAATAGTTTCGGCAGACATTGTTATATCGGTCATGCCATGTTTAAGGTAAAGAAGGACGCCTCCCGTCACTGGGACAATCCTACGCAATTGCCTTTGCAACTGGACATGAAGAAAAAACATCGTTCTTCTATCCAGGGCAGTGTTTTCTATAGTGCGAATTCTTTCGATGGCAATCCCCATCGCATGGAGGATGCCTTACAAAATAAATATCACAAGTTTCCTGCCCTGATCCCGAGTATGCCGTGGAAAGATAATATCGCGCCCCTCGCCCCGGAGCAACTCCAGGTGTATCGGGATCAGGAGAAAGTTCACCTTCATTGGAATATGCCCAAGCGTGCTTCGGATGGAGATCTTCCTCGCTATTTCGTGGTGTACAGATACCTTGCCTCTGAGCGCATCGATCTGGAAAATCCCCAAAAGATCATTCATATAGGAAGAGAAACTGCTTTCACTGACCTGAGAACAGATCGAAAGGAGAACTACACTTATGCAGTCACCTCCGTTGACAGGCTTCACAATGAAAGTAAAACCCTGGCAGCAGCAATGCTGAGAAGGACCGATTATACCCGTCCAGCTTTTAATGCGGATACCTTAAGATCGGATAATAAAGTTTATCCCAGGTATTGGGACAATCGGGGACAGAACCTCAGAAGAGATACCAATAATAAAAGTCGCTTTAAGAAAAGCGGGAATTAA
- a CDS encoding CvpA family protein, whose translation MEDPIVLNPLDLIIAGIIIFGMVRGAKKGFSGNINRIVAIGAGVILGWRFRPFAESMYQDYLNVNISGEVVAVLGFATAFAIAYIVVSSVLGFLTKSLDKVNVNIDDALGAVLGGLIYTLGLSVAFIILSYANFPSRVHSQDSYLYPHVRNFSRYAVGLGASALKEANIQINKHGLGAPPASRDAPNPGPPPTSSEKPKAIR comes from the coding sequence ATGGAAGATCCCATAGTACTCAACCCACTTGATCTAATCATAGCCGGTATCATCATATTTGGCATGGTAAGGGGTGCCAAAAAAGGTTTCTCCGGAAACATCAATCGTATTGTAGCAATTGGAGCTGGTGTTATACTGGGTTGGAGGTTCAGGCCTTTTGCCGAAAGTATGTACCAGGATTACCTCAATGTAAATATCTCGGGAGAGGTGGTAGCAGTCCTTGGTTTTGCTACAGCTTTCGCGATCGCTTATATCGTCGTTTCCTCTGTACTGGGATTTCTTACAAAAAGCCTGGATAAGGTAAATGTAAATATTGACGATGCTCTGGGAGCTGTGCTGGGAGGACTTATTTATACATTGGGTCTGAGCGTAGCCTTTATCATATTGTCTTATGCGAATTTCCCCTCCCGGGTGCATTCGCAGGATTCATATCTCTATCCTCATGTACGAAATTTTTCCCGTTATGCCGTAGGCCTGGGAGCTAGTGCCTTGAAAGAGGCAAATATCCAGATCAATAAGCATGGATTGGGAGCCCCTCCGGCTTCTCGCGATGCACCTAATCCCGGCCCACCACCTACCAGTAGCGAAAAACCAAAAGCTATTAGGTAG
- a CDS encoding GatB/YqeY domain-containing protein, producing MSLKSTIDQDIKDAMRSKDQVSLRALRAIKSQILLAETAGGRKEEALSEAEEMKLLAKQAKQRKDSWQQFKDNGRDDLAEKEKEELEVIEKYLPKALSTEEIEAEVKKIIEQTGASSMKDMGKVMGMASKAMAGKADGKAISQIVKQILS from the coding sequence ATGAGCCTTAAATCTACTATTGATCAGGACATTAAGGATGCAATGAGATCCAAAGACCAGGTGAGTCTGAGGGCTTTGCGTGCGATAAAATCTCAAATTTTATTAGCAGAAACTGCCGGAGGACGAAAAGAGGAAGCTTTGTCAGAAGCAGAAGAGATGAAACTGCTTGCCAAGCAGGCGAAACAAAGAAAAGACTCCTGGCAGCAATTCAAAGACAACGGAAGAGATGACCTCGCTGAAAAGGAAAAAGAGGAATTGGAGGTAATTGAAAAATACCTGCCGAAAGCCCTTTCGACCGAAGAAATTGAAGCTGAGGTAAAAAAGATAATCGAACAGACCGGGGCCAGTTCCATGAAAGATATGGGCAAGGTCATGGGCATGGCAAGTAAAGCCATGGCCGGAAAAGCCGATGGCAAAGCGATTTCCCAGATTGTCAAGCAAATTCTCAGCTAA